One Nicotiana sylvestris chromosome 12, ASM39365v2, whole genome shotgun sequence genomic window carries:
- the LOC138882868 gene encoding uncharacterized protein gives MIQHPYKNYIDLIPVRIHNQQEYCAYVEEETNGKPWFHDIKEYLSKGEYSEHANHTQKCTLRRLSNHFFHGGGNLYRRTSDLGLLRYVDAKEASKLLKDVHV, from the coding sequence atgatacaacatccatataagaattatattgatctcattccagtgaggatccataatcagcagGAATATTGTGcttatgttgaagaagaaacaaatggaaagccttggttccatgacatcaaggagtatttgtcgaAGGGAGAATAttcggagcatgcaaatcacactcagaaatgcacactccggagattgtccaatcacttcttccacggTGGAGGAAATCTGTATAGAAGAACttctgatttgggattgctaagatatgttgatgcaaaagaagcttctaaactgCTCAAGGACGTACATGTCTAA